The stretch of DNA AAATCTATACTTATAAAACAGATATATTATGAAAATTGGGCTTCTTTCTGCGTATTCAAGGGTTTTATCATTTGTTCTCATTTTTCTAGGTTTTCATTCATGCTCAACCGTTGATCCTAAAGTTGAGTATGGGACTCCATCTGCTAAATTTATAGTGAAAGGGAAGGTGGAAAGTGGCGATAAAGAAGTTTCGGGGCTTAAAGTTGCACTAGGCGTAATTAACAATGGTTATGATACAGGTAAAGTACGCTATGTAGATAGTGTAAAAACCGATGTGAAAGGATTATTTAATGTATCGATTCAAGACTTTCCATCCAGTCAGAAGTTTGTTATAAAATACGAAGATATCGATGGGGAGAAAAACGGCTTATTGGAAACAGTGATAGATACTGTGAGGTTTGATAATCCG from Dysgonomonas mossii encodes:
- a CDS encoding radical SAM-associated putative lipoprotein is translated as MKIGLLSAYSRVLSFVLIFLGFHSCSTVDPKVEYGTPSAKFIVKGKVESGDKEVSGLKVALGVINNGYDTGKVRYVDSVKTDVKGLFNVSIQDFPSSQKFVIKYEDIDGEKNGLLETVIDTVRFDNPSFTNGSGGWYVGETTKDLGTVKLNSSNPEK